In a genomic window of Aggregatimonas sangjinii:
- a CDS encoding mechanosensitive ion channel family protein, with translation MEDKFSITDATTKLWDKLDGWIDAIILKLPNIVMALLVIILFYILARVLRKFFKNVLLKKVSQVSIQEIISKVVFVSVLLIGFFVALGVLELDKVLTSILAGAGVIGLAVGLALQGTLSNTFGGLILSFMPQLKINDWIEAEGTSGKVTEISLRNIIITQADNNMVVIPNSKFIDGAFTNYTLNKRGRVFVSCGVGYESDLQAVENLTVKVIQDNFEQQDNEEVEFFFTEFGGSSINFVVRFWTDLQNKKMELASQHKAIKLIKTHFDQKDINIPFPIRTLDFGKNNLTILSEKGESSS, from the coding sequence ATGGAAGATAAATTTTCGATTACGGATGCAACTACGAAGTTATGGGACAAACTCGATGGGTGGATCGACGCTATAATTCTTAAATTACCAAATATTGTAATGGCCTTGCTGGTCATCATCCTCTTCTATATCCTCGCAAGGGTCTTACGCAAATTCTTTAAGAATGTATTACTCAAAAAAGTAAGCCAAGTCTCTATTCAGGAGATTATTAGCAAAGTGGTGTTCGTATCCGTTCTGCTAATTGGATTTTTCGTAGCGTTGGGCGTTCTAGAATTGGATAAGGTTCTTACCAGTATTCTTGCCGGTGCCGGGGTTATCGGTCTGGCGGTGGGCTTGGCCTTACAAGGCACATTGAGCAATACCTTCGGTGGGTTGATACTTTCCTTTATGCCACAGCTTAAAATAAACGATTGGATCGAAGCAGAGGGTACATCAGGAAAAGTTACGGAAATCTCACTTCGAAACATTATCATTACCCAAGCCGATAATAATATGGTAGTCATACCCAATTCAAAATTCATAGACGGGGCTTTTACCAACTACACCCTCAATAAAAGAGGTAGGGTCTTCGTGAGTTGTGGTGTGGGATATGAAAGTGACCTCCAGGCTGTAGAAAATCTTACGGTAAAAGTTATCCAAGATAATTTTGAACAACAGGACAACGAAGAAGTCGAGTTTTTCTTTACGGAATTCGGTGGCAGTTCGATCAATTTTGTGGTTCGTTTCTGGACCGACCTTCAAAACAAAAAAATGGAGCTTGCGAGCCAGCATAAAGCCATTAAATTGATCAAAACGCATTTCGATCAAAAAGACATCAATATTCCTTTCCCGATCCGCACATTGGATTTTGGAAAAAACAACTTGACCATATTATCGGAGAAAGGCGAGAGTTCTTCCTAA